Proteins encoded together in one Roseibacterium elongatum DSM 19469 window:
- a CDS encoding YdcF family protein: protein MDAAHDTDRPDEAILILGAAVWPGERPSPTLKRRTEMAARLWHAGRGRAVIPCGGLGRHPPSEAEVMRRLLIAAHVPAEAIHLEDRSVRTGENIRFAQPILARLSLGRALIVTDRYHLPRVRLLARRAGLRADVAAPPLRGGRIWPQIKGALREIAAYGVALLGFRN, encoded by the coding sequence GTGGACGCCGCACATGACACCGATCGCCCGGACGAGGCGATCCTCATTCTGGGTGCCGCCGTGTGGCCCGGCGAACGGCCCTCACCCACGTTGAAACGGCGGACCGAAATGGCCGCGCGCCTTTGGCATGCCGGGCGCGGGCGTGCGGTCATACCCTGTGGCGGGCTTGGGCGACACCCGCCCTCCGAGGCCGAAGTGATGCGCCGCCTGCTCATCGCGGCCCATGTCCCGGCCGAGGCGATCCACCTCGAGGACCGCTCGGTGCGCACGGGGGAAAACATCCGTTTCGCCCAGCCGATCCTTGCGCGACTGTCCCTCGGACGCGCGCTGATCGTGACCGACCGCTATCACCTGCCCCGCGTGCGGTTGCTCGCGCGGCGCGCGGGGTTGCGCGCCGACGTGGCCGCCCCGCCGCTGCGCGGGGGGCGGATCTGGCCGCAGATCAAAGGGGCCTTGCGGGAAATCGCGGCCTATGGTGTTGCGCTGTTGGGGTTCCGCAACTGA
- the secE gene encoding preprotein translocase subunit SecE → MANPFQFLQQTRAEIAKVVWPTRREVLVTTAMVFLMAVVFAIFFFFVDWVIRQGLELILTIFG, encoded by the coding sequence ATGGCCAATCCTTTCCAGTTTCTCCAGCAGACCCGCGCCGAGATCGCCAAGGTCGTCTGGCCGACCCGCCGCGAGGTGCTGGTGACCACCGCCATGGTGTTCCTGATGGCCGTTGTTTTCGCCATTTTCTTCTTTTTCGTCGATTGGGTGATCCGGCAGGGGTTGGAGTTGATCCTGACGATCTTCGGCTGA
- the nusG gene encoding transcription termination/antitermination protein NusG: MAKRWYSVSVLSNFEKRVAEQIRTAVAEKGLEEVIEEVLVPEEEVIEVRRGKKVTVPRRFMPGYVLVRMEMTDEGYHAINSIARVTGFLGPQGRPMPMRDDEVNTILNRVEEGEAQPRSTITFEVGEKVKVNEGPFEDFDGMVEEVDDDNQRLKVTVSIFGRATPVELEFTQVSKQI, translated from the coding sequence ATGGCGAAACGGTGGTATTCGGTCAGCGTGCTGTCCAATTTCGAAAAGCGGGTGGCCGAACAGATCCGCACCGCCGTGGCCGAGAAGGGCCTCGAAGAGGTGATCGAGGAAGTGCTCGTGCCCGAAGAGGAAGTCATCGAGGTGCGCCGCGGCAAGAAAGTGACCGTGCCGCGCCGCTTCATGCCCGGCTACGTGCTGGTGCGCATGGAAATGACGGACGAAGGGTATCACGCGATCAACTCGATCGCCCGCGTGACAGGGTTTCTCGGGCCGCAGGGCCGCCCCATGCCCATGCGCGATGACGAGGTGAACACGATCCTCAACCGCGTTGAAGAAGGCGAGGCACAACCGCGCTCGACCATCACCTTCGAGGTCGGTGAAAAGGTCAAGGTCAACGAAGGCCCGTTCGAGGATTTCGACGGCATGGTCGAAGAGGTCGACGACGACAACCAGCGCCTGAAGGTGACGGTGTCGATCTTTGGTCGCGCCACGCCGGTCGAACTGGAATTCACCCAGGTGTCCAAGCAAATCTGA
- a CDS encoding glycerophosphodiester phosphodiesterase produces MTKIKATGAHWRRLGPRQASLQANAGEDIMIGRVTICIAMAVCSVIPAFAQMSVAERLDDNRPLIAAWRSVSGGFPEGTLAGIRHALEHGVDMIDLHVQRTGDGRHIVFHDAYLNRMTDVQTVYPEGTPGGPSRAARGGRDYLGDYTLDDLRALSLLVDGAASEHPIPTLEEALDLIDGRALAVLTYRPSIARGWWHCWRRAKPGICSSTALTPTSCVTSPKRRAWQATRPSTDRGCRT; encoded by the coding sequence TTGACAAAGATCAAGGCGACGGGCGCGCACTGGCGCAGACTTGGCCCGCGACAGGCGTCGCTACAGGCAAACGCGGGGGAGGACATCATGATCGGCAGGGTTACGATCTGCATCGCGATGGCGGTGTGCTCGGTCATCCCGGCGTTCGCGCAGATGAGCGTCGCCGAACGGCTGGACGACAACCGGCCCCTCATCGCCGCCTGGCGCAGCGTATCCGGCGGCTTTCCGGAGGGCACCCTGGCAGGCATTCGGCACGCGCTCGAGCATGGCGTCGACATGATCGACCTGCATGTGCAACGCACTGGCGACGGTCGCCATATCGTGTTTCACGACGCCTACCTCAACCGCATGACCGATGTGCAAACAGTCTACCCCGAGGGGACCCCAGGCGGCCCGTCGCGCGCGGCGCGGGGCGGGCGCGATTACCTCGGGGACTATACGCTCGACGACTTGCGCGCCCTCAGCCTGCTGGTCGACGGCGCAGCATCCGAGCACCCGATCCCGACCCTCGAGGAGGCGCTGGATCTTATCGACGGTCGCGCGCTGGCCGTTCTGACCTACAGGCCTTCGATCGCGAGGGGTTGGTGGCATTGCTGGCGGCGCGCGAAACCGGGCATCTGCTCGTCTACAGCGTTGACCCCAACATCGTGCGTGACATCGCCGAAACGACGGGCGTGGCAGGCTACGCGGCCATCCACCGATCGCGGGTGTCGGACATGA
- the rplK gene encoding 50S ribosomal protein L11, with translation MAKKLAGTMKLQIPAGQANPSPPVGPALGQRGINIMEFCKAFNAKTQEMEQGAPCPTVITYYQDKSFTMDIKTPPASYYLKKAAGLKNQGKRNRPRGAENPGRETVATVTVAQVREIAEAKMKDLSANDVEAAMKIIVGSANSMGIEVKG, from the coding sequence ATGGCCAAGAAACTTGCTGGCACCATGAAGCTGCAGATCCCTGCAGGTCAAGCCAACCCCTCGCCGCCGGTGGGCCCCGCCCTGGGTCAGCGCGGCATCAACATCATGGAATTCTGCAAGGCGTTCAACGCCAAGACCCAGGAGATGGAGCAGGGCGCCCCCTGCCCGACCGTGATCACCTATTATCAGGACAAGTCCTTCACCATGGACATCAAGACGCCCCCGGCGTCCTACTACCTGAAAAAGGCGGCCGGTCTGAAGAACCAGGGCAAGCGCAACCGTCCCCGTGGCGCCGAGAATCCGGGCCGCGAGACCGTGGCAACCGTGACCGTCGCCCAGGTGCGCGAGATCGCCGAAGCGAAGATGAAGGACCTCAGCGCGAATGACGTCGAGGCCGCAATGAAGATCATCGTTGGCTCGGCCAACTCGATGGGTATCGAGGTGAAGGGGTAA
- the rplA gene encoding 50S ribosomal protein L1, with product MGKIGKRLKSAREAFAGKEDITVEEAVDLIKANSNTKFDESVEIAMNLGVDPRHADQMVRGTVNLPNGTGKTVRVAVFARGPKADEAKEAGADIVGAEDLMETIQGGTIDFDRCIATPDMMPIVGRLGKVLGPRNLMPNPKVGTVTMDVKEAVEAAKGGQVQFKAEKAGVVHAGIGKASFDAPKLAENVRAFVDAVNKAKPSGAKGAYLKKVSLSSTMGPGVSIALDSATGND from the coding sequence ATGGGCAAGATTGGAAAGCGTCTCAAGTCCGCCCGCGAAGCCTTCGCCGGCAAGGAAGACATCACCGTCGAAGAGGCGGTGGACCTGATCAAGGCGAACTCGAACACCAAGTTCGACGAAAGCGTCGAGATCGCGATGAACCTGGGTGTTGACCCGCGTCACGCCGACCAGATGGTTCGTGGCACGGTCAACCTGCCCAACGGCACCGGCAAGACCGTGCGCGTTGCCGTGTTCGCCCGTGGCCCCAAGGCCGACGAAGCGAAAGAGGCCGGGGCCGATATCGTCGGCGCCGAGGACCTGATGGAAACCATCCAGGGCGGCACGATCGACTTCGACCGCTGCATCGCCACCCCCGACATGATGCCGATCGTCGGCCGTCTGGGCAAGGTGCTGGGCCCCCGCAACCTGATGCCGAACCCCAAGGTCGGCACCGTGACCATGGACGTCAAAGAGGCCGTCGAGGCGGCCAAGGGCGGTCAGGTCCAGTTCAAGGCGGAAAAGGCCGGGGTGGTGCATGCCGGTATCGGCAAGGCGTCCTTCGATGCGCCGAAGCTGGCCGAGAACGTGCGCGCCTTCGTCGATGCGGTGAACAAGGCCAAGCCGTCGGGTGCAAAAGGGGCGTATCTCAAGAAGGTCTCGCTCAGCTCGACCATGGGGCCCGGGGTTTCGATCGCCCTGGACAGCGCCACCGGCAACGACTGA
- the rplJ gene encoding 50S ribosomal protein L10 → MDRAQKEKVVEELGQIFESSGVVVVAHYEGLTVAEMQDLRGRMRDAGGSVRVAKNRLAKIALEGTDVADIAQFLTGMTVLSYSEDPVAAAKVAEAYAKDNDKFEILGGAMDGNVLDRAGVTAVSKLPSREELIASIAACIGAPASNIAGAIGAPASNIASILSTIEEKAEAA, encoded by the coding sequence GTGGATAGAGCCCAGAAAGAGAAAGTGGTCGAGGAACTCGGCCAGATCTTCGAAAGCTCTGGCGTCGTGGTGGTTGCCCACTACGAGGGTCTCACGGTTGCCGAGATGCAGGATCTGCGGGGTCGCATGCGCGACGCCGGTGGGTCCGTTCGCGTCGCCAAGAACAGGCTCGCCAAGATCGCCCTTGAGGGGACCGATGTCGCCGACATCGCCCAATTTCTCACGGGCATGACCGTTCTGTCCTATTCGGAAGATCCCGTGGCTGCGGCCAAGGTCGCCGAAGCCTATGCCAAGGATAACGACAAGTTCGAGATCCTGGGCGGGGCCATGGATGGAAACGTTCTGGACCGCGCCGGTGTTACCGCGGTGTCCAAGCTGCCGTCGCGCGAGGAGCTTATCGCCTCCATCGCCGCCTGCATCGGGGCACCCGCGTCGAACATCGCCGGGGCCATTGGCGCACCTGCTTCGAATATCGCCTCCATCCTTTCCACCATCGAGGAAAAGGCCGAGGCGGCCTAA
- the rplL gene encoding 50S ribosomal protein L7/L12, whose product MADLKKLAEEIVGLTLLEAQELKTILKDEYGIEPAAGGAVMMAGPAEGGADAAEEQTEFDVVLKNAGAQKINVIKEVRAITGLGLKEAKDLVESGGKIKEGVDKAEAEEIKGKLEAAGAEVELA is encoded by the coding sequence ATGGCTGATCTGAAGAAACTCGCAGAAGAGATCGTCGGTCTGACCCTCCTGGAAGCCCAGGAACTCAAGACCATCCTCAAGGACGAATACGGCATCGAGCCCGCCGCCGGCGGCGCCGTGATGATGGCTGGTCCCGCCGAGGGCGGCGCAGACGCCGCCGAAGAGCAGACCGAATTCGACGTCGTTCTGAAGAACGCCGGCGCCCAGAAGATCAACGTGATCAAGGAAGTGCGCGCGATCACCGGTCTGGGCCTGAAAGAAGCCAAGGACCTGGTCGAGTCGGGCGGCAAGATCAAGGAAGGCGTCGACAAGGCCGAAGCCGAAGAGATCAAGGGCAAGCTGGAAGCAGCTGGCGCCGAGGTCGAGCTGGCCTGA
- the rpoB gene encoding DNA-directed RNA polymerase subunit beta — protein sequence MAQTYAGQKRIRKFYGKIHEVLEMPNLIEVQKSSYDLFLKSGDQENPTDGEGIMGVFQSVFPIKDFNETAVLEFVKYELEQPKFDVEECQQRDLTYAAPLKVTLRLIVFDVDEDTGAKSVKDIKEQDVFMGDMPLMTPNGTFIVNGTERVIVSQMHRSPGVFFDHDKGKTHSSGKLLFACRIIPYRGSWLDFEFDAKDIVFARIDRRRKLPVTTLLYALGLDQEGIMDAYYDTVDFKLEKNKGWVTKFFPERVRGTRPSFDLVDAATGEVICEAGKKVTPRAVKQIIDAGEITDLLVPFDHIVGRYVAKDIINEDTGAIYVEAGDELTWEVDKDGEVTGGTLKELLDAGITDIPVLDIDNVSVGPYMRNTMATDKNLNRETALMDIYRVMRPGEPPTVDAASALFDQLFFDGERYDLSAVGRVKMNMRLDLDAEDTQRTLRREDIIACIKALVDLRDGRGDIDDIDHLGNRRVRSVGELMENQYRVGLLRMERAIKERMSSVEIDTVMPQDLINAKPAAAAVREFFGSSQLSQFMDQTNPLSEVTHKRRLSALGPGGLTRERAGFEVRDVHPTHYGRMCPIETPEGPNIGLINSLATFARVNKYGFIETPYRKVENGQVTDDVQYMSATEEMRHTVAQANANLDEGGKFINEMVNTRQAGEYTLAPNEAVDLIDVSPKQLVSVAASLIPFLENDDANRALMGSNMQRQAVPLLQADAPFVGTGMERKVAIDSGAAIQARRAGVIDQVDAQRIVVRATEDLELGDAGVDIYRLRKFQRSNQNTCINQRPLVKVGDKVGKGEVIADGPSTDMGELALGKNVVVAFMPWNGYNYEDSILISERIVRDDVFTSIHIEEFEVAARDTKLGPEEITRDIPNVGEEALRNLDEAGIVYIGAEVGPGDILVGKITPKGESPMTPEEKLLRAIFGEKASDVRDTSLRLPPGDFGTVVEVRVFNRHGVEKDERALQIEREEVERLARDRDDEMAILERNIYARLKTMILGKTAVKGPKGVKSGSEITEDLLGTLSRGQWWQLALGDEQDAAHVEALNQQFEAQKRALDHRFEDKVEKVRRGDDLPPGVMKMVKVFIAVKRKLQPGDKMAGRHGNKGVISKVVPMEDMPFLADGTPVDFVLNPLGVPSRMNVGQILETHMGWAARGLGIQIDEALDEYRRSGDMTPVKDALKIAYGDEVYDMAFAEMDEDQVLEAAGNVTRGVPIATPVFDGAKEPDVNDALVRAGFDQSGQSDLFDGRTGEQFARQVTVGVKYLLKLHHLVDDKIHARSTGPYSLVTQQPLGGKAQFGGQRFGEMEVWALEAYGAAYTLQEMLTVKSDDVAGRTKVYESIVKGEDNFEAGVPESFNVLVKEVRGLGLNMELLDAEDDEDGIAAE from the coding sequence ATGGCTCAGACCTACGCAGGCCAGAAACGTATCCGCAAATTCTACGGCAAGATCCACGAAGTGCTGGAAATGCCGAACCTGATCGAGGTGCAGAAGTCGTCCTACGACCTGTTCCTCAAATCCGGCGATCAGGAAAACCCGACCGACGGCGAAGGCATCATGGGTGTGTTCCAGTCGGTGTTCCCGATCAAGGACTTCAACGAGACCGCCGTGCTGGAGTTCGTGAAATACGAGCTGGAACAGCCGAAATTCGACGTGGAAGAGTGCCAGCAGCGCGACCTGACCTATGCCGCGCCGCTCAAGGTCACCCTGCGTCTGATCGTGTTCGATGTCGACGAGGACACCGGCGCGAAATCGGTCAAGGACATCAAGGAACAGGACGTGTTCATGGGCGACATGCCCCTGATGACGCCCAACGGCACTTTCATCGTCAACGGCACCGAGCGTGTGATCGTCAGCCAGATGCACCGCTCGCCCGGCGTGTTCTTCGACCATGACAAGGGCAAGACGCACAGTTCGGGCAAGCTGCTGTTCGCCTGCCGGATCATCCCCTATCGCGGCTCGTGGCTGGATTTCGAGTTCGACGCCAAGGATATCGTCTTTGCGCGCATCGACCGTCGCCGCAAGCTGCCGGTCACCACGCTGCTCTATGCGCTCGGCCTCGATCAGGAAGGCATCATGGATGCCTATTATGACACGGTCGATTTCAAGCTGGAGAAGAACAAGGGCTGGGTCACCAAGTTCTTCCCCGAGCGGGTGCGCGGCACGCGGCCCAGTTTCGATCTGGTCGACGCGGCCACCGGCGAGGTGATCTGCGAAGCGGGCAAAAAGGTCACCCCGCGCGCAGTCAAGCAGATCATCGACGCGGGCGAGATCACGGACCTGCTGGTGCCGTTCGACCATATCGTCGGCCGCTATGTCGCTAAGGACATCATCAACGAGGACACCGGCGCGATCTATGTCGAGGCCGGCGACGAGTTGACCTGGGAGGTCGACAAGGACGGTGAGGTCACCGGCGGCACCCTCAAGGAACTGCTGGACGCCGGCATCACCGACATCCCGGTGCTCGACATCGACAACGTGTCGGTCGGCCCGTACATGCGCAACACCATGGCGACCGACAAGAACCTCAACCGGGAAACCGCGTTGATGGATATCTACCGCGTCATGCGTCCGGGCGAGCCGCCCACCGTCGACGCAGCCTCGGCCTTGTTCGATCAGCTCTTCTTCGATGGCGAGCGCTACGACCTGTCGGCCGTGGGCCGGGTCAAGATGAACATGCGTCTCGACCTCGATGCCGAGGATACGCAGCGCACCCTGCGCCGCGAGGACATCATCGCCTGTATCAAGGCGCTGGTGGATCTGCGGGACGGGCGCGGCGATATCGACGACATCGACCACCTCGGCAACCGTCGGGTGCGCTCGGTCGGCGAGTTGATGGAAAACCAGTATCGAGTGGGCCTTCTGCGGATGGAGCGCGCCATCAAGGAGCGCATGTCCTCGGTCGAGATCGACACGGTCATGCCGCAGGACCTGATCAACGCGAAACCGGCCGCCGCCGCGGTGCGCGAATTCTTCGGCTCGTCGCAGCTGTCGCAGTTCATGGACCAGACCAACCCGCTGTCGGAAGTGACGCACAAGCGTCGTCTGTCGGCGCTCGGGCCGGGCGGCCTGACGCGCGAACGTGCGGGCTTCGAGGTGCGCGACGTCCACCCGACCCACTACGGTCGCATGTGCCCGATCGAAACGCCGGAAGGTCCGAACATCGGCCTGATCAACAGCCTCGCCACCTTTGCCCGCGTGAACAAGTACGGCTTCATCGAAACGCCCTATCGCAAGGTCGAGAACGGCCAGGTGACGGACGATGTACAATACATGTCCGCGACCGAGGAAATGCGCCATACGGTGGCGCAGGCAAACGCCAATCTCGACGAGGGTGGCAAGTTCATCAACGAGATGGTCAACACCCGTCAGGCCGGTGAATACACGCTGGCCCCGAACGAGGCGGTGGATCTGATCGACGTGTCGCCCAAGCAGTTGGTGTCGGTCGCGGCCTCGCTCATTCCGTTCCTGGAAAACGACGACGCCAACCGCGCGCTGATGGGCTCGAACATGCAGCGTCAGGCGGTGCCGTTGCTTCAGGCCGATGCCCCCTTCGTGGGCACCGGGATGGAGCGCAAGGTGGCCATCGACTCGGGCGCGGCCATCCAGGCGCGTCGCGCCGGCGTCATCGACCAGGTCGATGCGCAGCGTATCGTCGTGCGCGCCACCGAGGATCTGGAGCTTGGCGATGCCGGCGTGGACATCTATCGCCTGCGCAAGTTCCAGCGGTCGAACCAGAACACCTGCATCAACCAGCGCCCGCTGGTGAAGGTGGGCGACAAGGTCGGCAAGGGTGAGGTCATCGCCGACGGCCCCTCGACCGACATGGGGGAACTCGCGCTCGGCAAGAACGTGGTCGTCGCCTTCATGCCCTGGAACGGCTACAACTACGAGGACTCGATCCTGATCTCGGAACGCATCGTGCGCGACGACGTCTTCACCTCGATCCATATCGAGGAGTTCGAGGTCGCCGCCCGCGACACCAAGCTCGGGCCCGAGGAAATCACCCGCGACATCCCGAATGTCGGCGAGGAAGCCCTGCGCAACCTCGACGAGGCGGGCATCGTCTATATCGGCGCCGAGGTGGGGCCGGGCGACATCCTCGTGGGCAAGATCACCCCCAAGGGCGAAAGCCCGATGACGCCGGAAGAAAAGCTTCTGCGCGCCATCTTCGGGGAAAAGGCCTCGGACGTGCGCGACACCTCGCTGCGCCTGCCGCCGGGTGATTTCGGCACGGTCGTCGAAGTGCGCGTCTTCAATCGCCACGGTGTGGAGAAGGACGAGCGCGCGCTGCAGATCGAGCGCGAAGAGGTCGAACGCCTCGCGCGGGACCGCGACGACGAGATGGCCATTCTCGAGCGCAACATCTACGCGCGCCTCAAGACCATGATCCTCGGCAAGACCGCGGTGAAGGGGCCCAAGGGCGTCAAGTCCGGCTCCGAGATCACCGAGGATCTGCTGGGCACGCTCAGCCGCGGCCAGTGGTGGCAACTGGCGCTGGGCGACGAACAGGACGCGGCCCATGTCGAGGCCCTGAACCAGCAGTTCGAGGCGCAGAAGCGGGCGCTCGATCACCGGTTCGAGGACAAGGTCGAAAAGGTCCGCCGTGGCGACGACCTGCCGCCGGGCGTGATGAAGATGGTCAAGGTCTTCATCGCCGTGAAGCGCAAGCTGCAGCCGGGTGACAAAATGGCCGGCCGTCACGGGAACAAGGGCGTGATCTCCAAGGTGGTGCCGATGGAGGACATGCCGTTCCTCGCCGATGGCACCCCCGTCGATTTCGTGCTGAACCCGTTGGGCGTGCCCTCGCGTATGAACGTGGGTCAGATCCTCGAGACGCATATGGGCTGGGCCGCGCGCGGTCTGGGCATCCAGATCGACGAGGCGCTGGACGAGTATCGCCGTTCGGGCGACATGACGCCGGTCAAGGACGCGTTGAAAATCGCCTATGGCGACGAGGTCTATGACATGGCCTTTGCCGAGATGGACGAGGATCAGGTGCTCGAGGCCGCTGGCAACGTGACGCGGGGTGTGCCGATCGCGACCCCGGTCTTCGACGGTGCGAAAGAGCCCGACGTGAACGACGCGCTGGTGCGCGCCGGCTTTGACCAGTCGGGCCAGTCGGACCTGTTCGATGGCCGCACGGGCGAGCAATTCGCCCGTCAGGTCACCGTGGGGGTCAAGTACCTGCTGAAACTGCACCATCTGGTCGACGACAAGATCCACGCGCGTTCGACCGGGCCCTACAGCCTCGTCACCCAGCAGCCGCTGGGGGGCAAGGCGCAGTTCGGTGGCCAGCGTTTCGGCGAGATGGAGGTCTGGGCGCTGGAAGCTTACGGCGCCGCCTACACCCTGCAGGAAATGCTGACGGTGAAGTCGGACGACGTGGCCGGCCGGACCAAGGTCTACGAGTCGATTGTCAAGGGCGAGGACAACTTCGAAGCCGGCGTGCCGGAATCGTTCAACGTGCTCGTCAAGGAGGTCCGCGGCCTGGGCCTCAACATGGAACTCCTGGATGCGGAGGACGACGAAGACGGGATCGCCGCGGAATAA